The DNA region ttcagcacactataaccatttgagcatatggtatatgactatgattattttgggaaaaagtcaacaaaatttttgtagcatgtcatctataaatagaacatttcccaaacctgcaagtcacaaaagcatacaattcacaatatttttgcatcatacatatgccatttagattaagacatgcaacaacctaaaattatCTACTAGTTGGCAATACACATcgctgcattagccatgcaggtggcgttccaatcaagcatgcagtcctaatgtccactactagcatgcagttcacaagatatatcaattcAAGCATGtagtccagaagttaaatcatctattaaacagAAGTTAGAACTTTATgacataatatataattttcctctACAAGACAAGCTCGATCTAATATTACAAGCATCTAATGAGAATGTGAGTATCGGTTCATCTAATTACATAAAAGATTAAACTACATGCATTGCTATTTTTGTTCGAAGATTTCAtgttttgtatttaaatttttcctaatttagataaaaactaatataattttatattatattttgtcctAATTCAATTTAACATTGCTAGATTTGTTAAGCATGTGTACCACAAACAAAGTCTACAACATCATTTAGAAAAGCTTCAGCTCCAAACCAGGTATACATGAATCAAGAAAAACCTCAATGaatctgtaatagtaatttagCAGTAGCACATTTGATACCTTGAGAGTTGTATCAGCTCCAAACCAAACATCACCAGTTACCCTCAAACTATCAAGTTCAACTATGCTAGGAACTGACTTGAATCGACTTAGAAAGTCACTAACCTGAAAAAAAGattgaaataaatatttataagtatttaaatactaaaaccAACAATTGGGTAAACAAATCAAACAAATTTTTACCTTTTCAAATTCTGGTCCCAACTCAATGCAAGGATTCACAGGAGTTtttctagctttatttctaactaaaacTCCCTCATCTATGGTGTACACATATGACTACAGACACCAATATCAGAGATAAAAAAAGCCTCAAATAACATATAAGCATGAGATGCTCAAAGGATTGTTAAAGTCAAACTTTGGTGTAACCTGAACAAGAAGCAAATATGAAGTTGAGTCAAATGGAAGAAATTGAGATTGGGGAATATTAATACCAACAACAAGATTAAAAAATTGGATCAAACAAAATAGATGAACCAAGATAATTTATAGAAAATAAAGACTTGATGTGACATATCATATATATGATTGATACCCATACAGATGAACCAACTGTTGTTTCTTGCAAAAGAAATCTACTATTATTTTCCTGGCAACAATAGTATCATTGTTAATCCTTGTTCCTCAAACCAGCATGCTTCTAAATGATGTAAGTAGGAGTAcctttgaaacaaaaaaaattctcCATCCATAATGGATCACTTTTAACAAGCCTTTAAATGGCCTTCAAGTTCACCCACCTATACAAAATAGTAATAACCTATAAATTAAAGTATATTAGCAAGTTCAGCAGAATTTAATAAGAGGTAAATATTCACTTGCAAGTGTTTTGTGTCAATAAATTTGAACTTCTCCACTGACTTGAATAATCAATCAATATGAAATCATAG from Malania oleifera isolate guangnan ecotype guangnan unplaced genomic scaffold, ASM2987363v1 ctg419, whole genome shotgun sequence includes:
- the LOC131147177 gene encoding UTP--glucose-1-phosphate uridylyltransferase-like → MEAGGWKEEKERVVVKGGGVGGSLVAKSLQFHTDVTLIDPHSYVYTIDEGVLVRNKARKTPVNPCIELGPEFEKVSDFLSRFKSVPSIVELDSLRVTGDVWFGADTTLKVSNVLLLNYYYRFIEVFLDSCIPGLELKLF